Below is a window of Rhodamnia argentea isolate NSW1041297 chromosome 11, ASM2092103v1, whole genome shotgun sequence DNA.
AACCAGTGAAGGGTCTCTACAAAGTGGGATATAAGATCAAACAGCAAAATCCAAGTTTTTGTCAATCGTGCAAAGAGACTTCCAAATTGCATTGCACAAATTATATTGCCTGTACACCATAGATGAGATTGAGCCAGTAtctttacaaaatatttaacaGATAGTAGGCTCAGTTTGTCAACAAGGTCTAGGCAAGGATTTGAAGGGAAGTAATACTCCTTACTAAGTAGACTAACAGGCAGTAGTTTCATAAGCTCCTACTTATACGGCTCATCAATTTCATAAGCAAATAAAATCTAACAATAGCAGGCCGAGAAAACATCTATTTTGACAGGAATCTCTAGTATAAACACAGCATGAACCTACAAATAACACCAGCACTCACTAGCATTGAAGTAGATGGTCGACATACAAGGGTAAGCTCGCAGCACTTCCAATTAGATTCATACCAACACCCTTGAAGACTTTCTCAGAACAAAATAGAAACTGTGCTGTCTAATTCAACCCTAGACAGATGATGATCCTACCGCGTaagttaaaactaaattggtcaatACTCGCCATTCACAATCTGTAGAATCCAGAGGCGGGATAAGTTTGGTCCGCCGCAGATCAACAAAACATAGAATTTGACATCAAGTGATTGGCCAgcaacaaaaaagacaaaacataAGGAATGTGAATTATTTGCCAACCCTGCAGAAGTAGTTTGTTCGCAAGTAAAGGATTATTACTAGCCAGACTAGACAAGAGAGACCCGTCACGGCCAAAATCCCCTGACTACATAGATCTGGTCAGGCCCAATCAACCTAACTGCGTAGGAAACTATAGCCGAGACGCAAAAGAGCACGGAAACGCGAACCTCAAGAGGACAACTCGGGAAACAGATCACACCCCATGAAAACATTCCATTTCCACAATCAAAAGCGCACCGAAACCTCTTCAAAAGCGTACAAAAGCCAAGAGAGGTGCATGACGCAGCGAATTCGGAGTATCAGAATGCAGGACACAACCATCGGCGAGAATGACTGCGTCAATCCACAAATGCAAAGCGCGCGTTTCGCAGAAAACGAATATGCATTCTCAAGCAAGCAGCCCCATTGAGACGAGACGCAGCGTCTCGCTCAGGTACTTGCTCCATGACTCCTCAACAATGTTCAATCGAGGCGCGAGGATACAAATCTTCAAGCCATACAACATTCTTTaaccccacacacacacagaggggGTGTTCAGCGATCGCTTACCGGAAGCGCCGACGCCGGAGCAAGCCTttgaggagagggagagagagagagatggcagaGAGAGACTGAGTGGAAGGAACTGAAACTCGGCGAGCCctaattcaaaatttcaaattcgaagATGGCAGAAGACGGTGTCTGGTTTTTTCTCGATTAATACTGTTTTccgatgattttctttttttttaatatttatttggcCGGTTGGCAAggctaggcccttatttgattTGGGCCGAAttccataaaaaaccccaactttgggttttgtcccaaatctgccctcaactattttttgtctcgtaaaaaacctccaatttttattttagtcccaaatctaccccaGTTATTCCTCCGTTAAAAATCGCCGTTAAGTGATCCGACATGGCAATTCCACATCAGCATAAAATTCACGTCGGATATTGACGTGGAAGAACACCACAGAAGCGTTGTTCTTTGCTTGGAATATTAGAGGAGTTAGGGTTTtcgtttcttcttcaattcgagAACGTGGTCGCTCCCTCCATCAGCTCGACGCAACGATTCCAAATCCAGAGGCAACTCCCTCCATCAAGTTCACTCGACGCAACGAATCCAAATCCAGAGGCAGCTCCCTCCATCAAGTTCGCTTGACGCGACGAATCCAGATCCGGCGGCGATCACTCCGCTATCGGGTTCTTCCGACGCTACGATTCCATAGCCAGAGCCGGTGGTCGCTCCCTCGATCGGGTTTGCTCGATGCAACGAAGCCGCAGTTAGAGCCACCGAGCTTCTCTGTTCCCCTCGCCTTGGGAGAGTTAGGggttacttcttcttcttcttcaattcgcaCGCAATTTGGTTTGGTAGATTTTATAACTTATCCGAGAGTCCCCCGCAAGAAATTGAATCATTCCTTGTACATTGTCTCTCCGAATGTTTTGAAATTCGAGTTGATTTTTGTCGATTACGATTGTCTTGAGTggagaaaattgtgaaaaatcccAATAACAACCGTgtatctatttttttgtttgttctttttccccTACATTCGGCTTCCATCATTTTTGTTGGAGTGCGAGTACACTTATcttgtatttttcaatttttgctatTCTTGTTACATCTATGATTCTGAGTTAGAAGCTTCATGTTTGGGGCTTGTTGTTGTTTCACCGCTCTCTGTTAGTCGGCACCTTCAATATCAATCTTAGAAGAAGGCTAGTAGATTGTTGTGGTAGTCAATGTTCCCAAGATGTGAATTGTGTTGTTTATAGTTCACTTCAATCAATGTAATGTGTGCAACATTGAACTTGCAGGTTGACCATCAATTTGCTAGCAATTTTCGTTCATCGAAAATTGGTGTGTTACTAGGTTAAATCAGAAGTAATGGTGAGTACATTCAATTGTTGACTCTTTATGTTCGAAATTGTTTTTAGTTATCAGTTTATAACTTTGTATATTTTTTAACGGAATGAAAATAACATCGATTGTGGCTCATTAGACTGGAGTGATAAAGAACCAAATATATTAGATGATGAAGAGTCGGCAACAAGGGAGATTGTGACAGAATTTGAAGAAGCGGGAATTGAAGAGGAGGCAGATGACGTTCTAGATTTAGTTGTGGGTTCCACCAATGTTGTTTTATACGAAGATGAGGCAGCTAATGAAGATGCAAATTATGATAGTCAATCTCTAAGTGGACCTGATATTGATGATTTCGAAGAAACCAATGTCATATCAAGCCTAATAGTCAATAAGTATGATCCTACGTGTGACCACAATGAGGAAATGTTTAGCGTAGGCATGAGATTTGAATCTCATGAACAGTTCAAGAATGCTGTGAAAAGATATGCCGTGATTAATGGATTTGACATTTACTGGAAAAAGAGTGAATATAAAAGAATGGAAGCAAGGTGTGTAAGAGGATGTGATTGGAGGTTGTATGGCGGTTGGATTCAAAATGAGAAAACTTTCGTCATAAAGAGAGTTGGATTTCCCCATTATTGCAATAGAAGTCTAACAAATAGGCAAGCCATCGTTACATGGCTTGCTCAAGAGTACATGCCCAAGATTAGAGCCGGACTTACTAACTCGGTTGCAGAAATGTAACCGGATGCAAGAGAAAGGTTTGCCTTGACacttaacaagaaaaaatgTTATAGAGCTATATGGAAAGTTCTTAGTGATATAAGAGGCCCGATAGAGGAGCAATATGATATGTTGAGATCTTATTTGGCGGAGCTCAAGAGAGTTAGCAAGGAGGGAACATTTGTCATAGAAGTCAACTCAACAACCAAAGTATTTGAAAGATTTTATATGGGTTTTAATGAgttgaaaaagggttttttaGCGGGATGTAGGCGTGTCATTGGCTTACATGGGTGCTTTCTTAAAACTGGATTGAAGGGTATGTTGTTATGCGCCGTAGGACGAgatggaaataatcaaatgtttCCGATAGCTTGGGCAGTTGTGGAAGTTGAGTATGAGGCATCTTGGACTTGGTTTCTCACCCTCTTATTCATTGACTTGAGCGTGGGCACGGGTGAAGGTTGGACTTTTATCGGTGATCAACAAAAGGTGATATATTAGCTTTTGTCTTTATTAGCTGTTACGCTACAATTTTGTAGTTGTTGAtgtgatttgtttgttttttattgtCTGATTTTTTGGTTGCAGGGACTAATGAACGCAGTTTCATGCTTATCTCCACAAGCAGAGCATCGAAATTGTGCAAGACACATATATgctaattggaaaaaattgcacaaagGAGATGCTCTTAAGAATCTCTTTTGGAGAGCTGTGAGGTGTACATTTCAAGCTGAATTTGACCTAGAAATGGCGAATTTGAAGGAGGAGTGCTCTAAAGGTTATGAAGACTTTATGAGGCAAGGCCCTAAGCATTTCTATAAGGCTTTCATCAAGACAGGTACAAAGTGTGATGCGGTTGATAATAACTTAAGTGAAACCTTCAATGGATACCTTTGCATACCAAGAACAAAACCCATACTTGAGATGCTTGAAGAAATAAGAACTATGTTGATGGATAGGATGGCAGAGAGAAGTCAATTAATGATGGATCAAATAGACCCAATTTGCCCAAGGATTAGAATGAAGTTGGAGAAGACTAAGCTGGAGAGCAAGTGTTGTACTGCTAGAGCGGCAATGGGGAATAACTTTGAGGTTCAAGTTTTTGACAAGAGATTTGTGGTAGACTTGGTTGGGAAGACCAGTGCTTGTAGGGAGTGGGATTTATCCGGAATACCATGTAAACATGCAATATGTTGCATTAGTTTCATGAAGTTCGATATCAATGATTATGTTGATGATTGTTTCAAGAAAGATGCTTATGAGAGATGTTATCAATTTTTCCTCCCAGCCATGAATGGACAACAAATGTGGCCCAAAGTTGGTGGTGAGCCAATCAAACCACCACCTTATAGaaggaaaagagggagagagaaaaaaaacagaatCAAAGACAAGGATGAGCGAAGTAGTGATGGTAAGAAATTGATGAAAGTTGGTGTCCAAATGCGATGTTCAAATTGCCTTAACTATGGGCATAACAAAAAAACATGCAAGAATCCTACAGCATCTAGGCCACCCAAAGTAAGTCTCATTTGACAATTTGTAACTTTTTATAATAACTTTTTTGCGGGATATCATGATCATaaatgttggtttttttttctttcacatgcAGGCAAAAAGGGGAAGACCAAAGAAGGCTACTAGTGCGCGGGACGGTACACAGGCTAGTAGACCATATAATAGGGACTCTGCTATCATCAGAAAGGAGAGAGCACgggtttgtgtttttttagcCTCATTGTATGTTCATAAAACTTGTGTTCCTTGGGATTAATGTTTTGTGCTCATTTTGTATCTTCAAGCTCGACAAGGATATGGACTTTTCATGTCTGAAACTGGAAATTCATATTTAAGGGTAATATCTTTGTCTAATGtattatatgtatattaaaaaaaaaaaaaaaagttcatatgtcagattttcttttcctactgCAGATGCCTGGTAGTGATAGAGTTATTGACATCGGCGGTCCATCCTTCTCCAATGGACAAGTAGGAGCAAGAAATGTTCAAGCTTCACAGAGCCAATCTTCAATTGGCATCTCAAGCTCCATTCAACAATCCGAAATCGGTGGTGGATTGTGAAATAGTGGACCAAGAAATGCTAGTGGATGTTCAGCACTCTTTGTTAGACGAGAATTTTTGTTGCGGATTGAAAAGTGctagtttttgtgttttttgtaaATGGATTTGGTTGTGTATCTATctagtccggggatttggtaaTTTTGAGTTCAGTTTTTAACCTTGGAGTTAAGGATCGGCATTTTGTAATGATCTTACCGATGGTGATAGCAACTTTCTAGGCCTTGtattattgcttttgaatggaAAATTAATGATTTCTAGATGGGCAATTTATTGTGATATATattctgttattttttttttttttgcatttatctCATGTATGATGCAGAATTTTAGAGAACCTTTGTGAAAATCACTGCTAATTtaagtttcaaaagaaaaaatgatatcGTAACTATTGTATTTGTATTTCAATGTCAACGAGGATTACAACTCAAATAGGTCTTTTGCCAGCATTACAAACAAAGAAGAATGAGAGATGTAAAAAAACAGATACAAGATGCTTTGCATCATCTAGAATACAACTCCATTTTAGTCGAACAGAAGAAAAGGACTTCGCTAGTCGGCTATAACGCAACTCCATTTCAGTCGAACGGAAGAAAAGGATTTCACGGGTCGGCTCTCACTCTTAACTCCTTtgctccttttccttctctttcaagGCCTTCGATGTGTTCTCTACATGTGCTAACGctcatttgaaaattcatgagcTTCTTATTCCCATCCTTCAGTAAaccacataaaagaaaagtgatTTCATGAGCTTCATCAAGATCGGTAAAATTAGAGAGGACCCCGAAAAAATCATACGGGAAAGACAAATATAAGTTTAATCGGAAGGAGTGTAATTTTTCCTGTGGCACATTAACCAAATAAGCAAGTGAGCTCAAGTAGGGCTCCACCACATTTGTCCAGGAAAAAGTTTCTTCTTTAACCGGATTTTCCTATTCAAATGCCCGAAGACAATGCCACCCATCATCATCTGCAGAAAATGGCTACATGAGTCCCGCATGCTTTTACACCTATAATCTTCAATTGCATTTGTTATAAACACTAAATTTCCTCTTCGGACGAATTATTAGCAGCCTCTATTACTTTTActagaaaaaaattagcaataaaTGGCACCGACAAAGTCTCTCAATTTTCTAGGAATGTTGTCTAAATAAATGAACCATAGAAACACTTGAAGCACAAAACATGATGGCAAACAGAGAAACAGAAACAATGATTATACTCCATGACtatgaaattacatcaagaatccTGTCTAATAATGACCAAGTCGATTAATAGCATGTGGACTATTAGCAAAACATATTTAGATTGAGCAATTCTAGGAATTAATTCATGATCGTATCTCGGGGACATATCATTAAATAGGTTGTATACGCTtgacaaaaggagaaaagacaAGTTAACAAGCTCGGATTTGATACTAATCTTGCGCTAAACCCAACGAACGTAATCGACAAAATCATGTTGAATCATCATGGAAATTAACCTAAACTAAGAAGAAAACATCTTAGCACATTCGGAGAGACAATGTACAAGGAATGATTCAATTTCTTGTAAGGAACTCTCGGATACGTTTTGAGATATACCAAACCAGATTGAAcgcgaattgaagaagaagaagaagaagaagaagaataagaagaagaagaaggaagcccTAACTCTCCCAAGGCGAAGGGAACGGAGAAGCTCGATGGCTCCGACTCTAGCTTCGTTGCATTGAGCAAAGGCGATCGAGGGAGCGACCAACGGCTCTGGCTCTGGAATCGTAGCGTCGAATGAACCCGATAACGCAGCGACCACCGCCGGCTCTGGCTTCGTCGCGTCAAGCGAACTCGATGGAGGGAGCGACCTACGCCTCCGGATCCGGAATCGTTGCGTCGAGCCGATGGAGGGAGCGACCACATTctcgaattgaagaagaaaagcaagccCTAACTCCTCCAATATTTCGAGCAAAGAACGAGGCTTCTGTGGCGTTTTTCCAAGTCAATATCCGATGTGAATTTTATGCTGATATGGAATTGCCACGTCGGATCACTTAACGGTGATTTTTAAAGGAGGAATAAcaagggtagatttgggactaaaataaaagttggaggttttttacgagacaaaaaatagttgagggtagatttgggacaaaacccaaagttggggtttttttatgGAATTCGGCCATTTGAAATAACTATAACTACTTCACGcgcttctttgaaattttcgggttcttatttgaaacaaagtccattttaaactcttatttgaaaaaacgaggaCACTTGGagactttttttgaaatttttccttgaaaaaaaataataaattcacTAATTGATAAGACACCCGGATCTAGGAGAGGGTCGGGGCCCTCTCCCGACTCAAGCGAGGGCCAACGGATCCTCGCATGCGGTCGATGAGGTCGTTAACCCCCACCGAGGCGCTAGCGGCCACGGGCGGGAGGTCAAAAACCTCCCACCTTTgttcaaaatttcttaaaaaatagaaaaatggaaaagtaaaataaaaatagcaaatgaccaaaatgtccttAACTAAAATgattcaagccctttttttatattaatatagtcactttatgtccttaattgaaataatgtGCACTTGAGGCTTTTTTTTGACATAATCAAtacacttcaagtccttatttaaaataatgttcactttaaatccttatttgagaaaataaaaacgcTTAGAGtctttttttaggaatttttccttttttcaaggccatttttttgtttttgtttaccTTTTCAAGTACAAGGCTCTTTACCGTTATTATCTTTTTATCTTGATGGGATTGATGTGACGAGCACACCAATCTTACATGTTTGATTCATCGGCGGTGTAGAGTAATGGATGGATCATTCCAAATATTTCGTAACGGACGCGGAAAAGGAAcaattatttgaagaaaacaaataCTTAGGTTTTgcttatttcatgaaaaatatgagaaataagtcattttttcaggaaaatgatatAATTTTTCGGTGTTTTGTTGATACTTGGAAATGAACTGTAAATTTCCGACGTTTCGTAAAgaaaatctaatttaattttttgtacCATCGTTTGGTAAAGAAAATTGCTAAATGTGAACGCCAACCATCCTACATGGTTCAATCCGAGGACAATCGGCGctaatatggacaatttttatatatataaaaagcgCAACACTATTTATGTATACAttgttttatcattttttttatttcttcttcctcgcaacCGGCCGGCGGCAACCACGGGCTAGCTCGAGCTCATTGGCCTatggcgagcctcgagctcgctagCCCACGTTCGTGATCGGTTGGTCAATCGTCGCCGTGGCCGGCAACTAGccaaggaagaaagaaaaaaagaaaagaaaaataaaaaatgattataaaaaaaaaagaatgcaa
It encodes the following:
- the LOC125312816 gene encoding uncharacterized protein LOC125312816 isoform X1; amino-acid sequence: MLLCAVGRDGNNQMFPIAWAVVEVEYEASWTWFLTLLFIDLSVGTGEGWTFIGDQQKGLMNAVSCLSPQAEHRNCARHIYANWKKLHKGDALKNLFWRAVRCTFQAEFDLEMANLKEECSKGYEDFMRQGPKHFYKAFIKTGTKCDAVDNNLSETFNGYLCIPRTKPILEMLEEIRTMLMDRMAERSQLMMDQIDPICPRIRMKLEKTKLESKCCTARAAMGNNFEVQVFDKRFVVDLVGKTSACREWDLSGIPCKHAICCISFMKFDINDYVDDCFKKDAYERCYQFFLPAMNGQQMWPKVGGEPIKPPPYRRKRGREKKNRIKDKDERSSDGKKLMKVGVQMRCSNCLNYGHNKKTCKNPTASRPPKAKRGRPKKATSARDGTQASRPYNRDSAIIRKERAQARQGYGLFMSETGNSYLRMPGSDRVIDIGGPSFSNGQVGARNVQASQSQSSIGISSSIQQSEIGGGL
- the LOC125312816 gene encoding uncharacterized protein LOC125312816 isoform X2 — its product is MNAVSCLSPQAEHRNCARHIYANWKKLHKGDALKNLFWRAVRCTFQAEFDLEMANLKEECSKGYEDFMRQGPKHFYKAFIKTGTKCDAVDNNLSETFNGYLCIPRTKPILEMLEEIRTMLMDRMAERSQLMMDQIDPICPRIRMKLEKTKLESKCCTARAAMGNNFEVQVFDKRFVVDLVGKTSACREWDLSGIPCKHAICCISFMKFDINDYVDDCFKKDAYERCYQFFLPAMNGQQMWPKVGGEPIKPPPYRRKRGREKKNRIKDKDERSSDGKKLMKVGVQMRCSNCLNYGHNKKTCKNPTASRPPKAKRGRPKKATSARDGTQASRPYNRDSAIIRKERAQARQGYGLFMSETGNSYLRMPGSDRVIDIGGPSFSNGQVGARNVQASQSQSSIGISSSIQQSEIGGGL